One Pan paniscus chromosome 16, NHGRI_mPanPan1-v2.0_pri, whole genome shotgun sequence DNA segment encodes these proteins:
- the C2CD4B gene encoding C2 calcium-dependent domain-containing protein 4B translates to MRLLEKLCSSAAGSSAPKPAFAKVLTPNRIPEFCIPPRLPAPCTLESPIRAAAVPRRCAAESDLWPRAADEDAGRTDWDPRSQAALSLPHLPRVRTAYGFCALLESPHTRRKESLLLGGPPAPRPRAHSYGGGGGPDAPLGTLCSPRGPGPATPAAPGGPRLPQDALAPRPRGCRLLRVPDGLLSRALRAGRSRRLARVRSVSSGKEDEERRAGSESPARAPSSSPLSSRAPLPERLEAEGTVALGRAGDALRLAAEYCPGTGRLRLRLLRAESLVGGAPGPRAVRCRLSLVLRPPGTARWQCSAVVGRSRKASFDQDFCFDGLSEDEVRRLAVRVKARDEGRGRDRGRLLGQGELSLGALLLL, encoded by the coding sequence ATGCGGCTCCTCGAGAAACTCTGCTCCTCGGCCGCAGGCAGCTCCGCGCCGAAGCCCGCCTTCGCCAAAGTGCTCACTCCAAATCGCATCCCCGAATTCTGCATCCCGCCGCGGCTGCCGGCCCCTTGCACGCTCGAGTCTCCAATCCGGGCCGCCGCCGTGCCCCGGCGCTGCGCCGCTGAAAGCGACCTGTGGCCCCGCGCGGCAGACGAGGACGCCGGCCGCACGGACTGGGACCCGCGCTCGCAGGCAGCGCTGTCACTGCCGCACCTGCCCCGTGTGCGCACCGCCTACGGCTTCTGCGCGCTGCTCGAGAGCCCGCACACGCGCCGCAAGGAGTCGCTCCTGCTCGGGGGCCCGCCCGCGCCCCGGCCCCGGGCCCACAGCTACGGCGGCGGCGGAGGCCCGGACGCCCCCCTGGGGACCCTGTGCAGCCCGCGAGGTCCGGGCCCGGCCACCCCCGCGGCCCCCGGCGGTCCCCGCCTGCCCCAGGACGCGCTCGCTCCGCGGCCCCGCGGCTGCCGCCTCCTGCGCGTCCCCGACGGGCTGCTGAGCCGCGCGCTGCGGGCTGGGAGGAGTCGCCGCCTGGCCCGCGTCCGCTCCGTCTCCAGCGGGAAGGAGGACGAGGAGCGCCGCGCGGGCTCCGAGTCCCCGGCCCGGGCCCCATCCTCGAGCCCGCTGTCATCCAGGGCCCCGCTTCCTGAGCGCCTGGAGGCCGAGGGCACCGTGGCTCTGGGCCGCGCCGGCGACGCCCTGCGCCTGGCTGCTGAGTACTGTCCGGGAACCGGGCGTCTCCGCCTCCGGCTGCTCCGCGCGGAGAGCCTGGTCGGAGGCGCCCCCGGGCCCCGCGCCGTCCGCTGTCGCCTCAGCCTCGTCCTGCGGCCGCCGGGCACTGCGCGTTGGCAATGCAGCGCTGTGGTGGGGCGCAGCCGCAAGGCCTCCTTTGACCAGGACTTTTGCTTCGACGGCCTCTCGGAAGACGAGGTGCGCCGCCTGGCCGTTCGCGTCAAGGCCCGGGATGAGGGTCGCGGCCGGGATCGGGGCCGCCTGCTGGGCCAGGGTGAGCTGTCCCTGGGCGCCCTCCTGCTGCTCTGA